In one Synergistaceae bacterium genomic region, the following are encoded:
- a CDS encoding ABC transporter ATP-binding protein/permease — MQFHEDEFSDRPFRLGVWAAMLPFFRPYRRTVAAALSLMLACSVIDVCIPLYQKYFIDAFIIPKVSRGIPAAALAGAAVILLEFLFVAIFTRMAIRVELGFSRDLKKACFDHLQTLSLSYYNTTPVGYILARVLSDTDKIGMLVAWGLVDLMWGLSYVVFAVVSMLLLDLRLGLWFTGLLPVLALITFWFQNKILRHNRKVRRANSFITGAFNEGILGARTSKTLVVEDLNAVEFSGLSGEMYRETIRAATLSAIYMPVMMAFGSFAVAMMLAQGSSYILKGSMAFGTLSALISYAINILEPIQHLSRFFSDATATGANIERVDALLKRKPEITDSPEVTEKYGDSFHPRRENWEPLFGDIRFDDVTFQYPDGDEEVLSHFSLDIPAGTCLAIVGETGAGKSTLVNLACRFFEPTSGRILIDGRDYRERSQLWLHSNIGCVLQTPHLFSGTIRDNVRYGRLDATDEQILEAIHLASADAVLRKLPQGLDSDVGEGGDRLSTGEKQLVAFARALLADPRIFVLDEATSSIDTETERLIQNAISKVLQGRTSFLIAHRLSTIRAADLILVVRDGKIIERGTHRELLRKRGYYLKLWSMQYEEDITDAWASKETRGNV; from the coding sequence ATGCAGTTCCATGAGGACGAATTTTCCGACCGACCCTTTCGGCTGGGAGTATGGGCCGCGATGCTCCCCTTCTTTCGACCCTACCGTCGAACGGTGGCCGCAGCCCTGTCCCTCATGCTCGCCTGTTCGGTGATCGACGTCTGCATCCCCTTATATCAGAAGTATTTCATTGACGCCTTCATCATTCCCAAAGTTTCGAGAGGCATCCCCGCCGCGGCCCTGGCCGGAGCCGCCGTGATCCTCCTGGAGTTCCTGTTCGTGGCGATCTTCACGAGAATGGCGATTCGAGTGGAGCTGGGGTTTTCCCGGGACCTGAAGAAGGCCTGTTTCGACCACCTGCAGACGCTCTCCCTTTCCTATTACAACACGACGCCGGTGGGTTACATTCTGGCCCGGGTTCTCTCGGACACCGACAAAATTGGAATGCTGGTGGCCTGGGGACTCGTCGATCTGATGTGGGGGCTTTCTTACGTGGTCTTCGCCGTGGTTTCGATGCTCCTGCTGGACCTGAGGCTGGGCCTGTGGTTCACGGGGCTTCTGCCGGTCCTGGCGCTGATCACGTTCTGGTTCCAGAACAAAATCCTGCGTCACAACCGAAAAGTCCGCCGGGCGAACTCCTTCATAACGGGCGCTTTCAACGAGGGGATTCTCGGAGCCCGCACGTCGAAAACCCTCGTGGTCGAGGACCTCAACGCGGTGGAGTTCTCCGGTCTCTCCGGGGAAATGTACCGGGAGACCATACGAGCGGCCACTCTGAGTGCCATCTACATGCCCGTGATGATGGCTTTCGGGTCCTTCGCCGTGGCCATGATGCTGGCTCAGGGGTCCTCGTACATCCTGAAGGGGTCCATGGCCTTCGGAACGCTTTCGGCGCTGATTTCCTACGCCATCAACATTCTTGAGCCCATACAGCACCTGTCCCGATTCTTTTCGGACGCCACCGCCACGGGAGCCAACATCGAACGCGTCGATGCCCTGCTGAAGCGAAAACCGGAAATCACGGATTCCCCCGAGGTCACGGAAAAGTACGGCGACAGCTTCCACCCCCGACGGGAGAACTGGGAGCCCCTCTTTGGCGACATTCGCTTCGACGACGTGACTTTTCAGTATCCCGACGGCGACGAGGAAGTCCTTTCCCACTTCAGCCTGGACATACCGGCAGGAACCTGCCTGGCCATCGTCGGAGAAACCGGAGCGGGCAAGTCAACTCTGGTCAACCTGGCCTGCCGCTTTTTCGAGCCCACTTCCGGAAGAATCCTTATCGACGGGCGGGACTATCGGGAACGTTCACAGTTGTGGCTGCATTCAAACATCGGCTGCGTGCTGCAGACGCCGCATCTTTTCTCGGGAACGATCCGCGACAACGTCCGTTACGGGCGTCTCGACGCCACCGACGAACAAATTCTGGAGGCCATTCATCTGGCGTCAGCCGACGCCGTTTTGAGAAAACTTCCTCAGGGGCTCGACAGCGACGTGGGCGAAGGCGGCGACCGGCTCTCCACGGGGGAAAAACAACTCGTCGCCTTTGCCCGGGCTCTGTTGGCCGACCCGCGGATCTTCGTCCTGGACGAGGCCACGTCGTCCATCGACACCGAAACGGAACGGCTGATCCAGAACGCCATATCGAAGGTTCTGCAGGGTCGGACCTCCTTCCTGATCGCCCATCGTCTCTCGACGATCCGGGCCGCCGACCTCATCCTCGTGGTGCGGGACGGTAAAATTATCGAAAGAGGAACACATCGGGAACTGCTGCGCAAAAGGGGATACTATCTTAAACTTTGGTCGATGCAGTATGAAGAGGACATCACAGACGCCTGGGCGTCTAAAGAAACGAGGGGAAACGTATGA
- a CDS encoding ABC transporter ATP-binding protein/permease produces MFPVAAKSPFALLWNISAGSRALYCVSFSAMLASTFCGFLLPQAIRFVVDSVIGDVPPTSYFSGAFSGLTTGLAQAMSENRAFIVLLVTGISVAGELLGFIHRRTLSMAAESLTKRLRDALYTHIQHLPYAWHIDIQTGDIVQRCTSDVDVVHNFMSAQVVEVVRTLALIVFATSILLSMNVALSLLSFAFLVVTFLTSFFFLRRTAPHFQAADEAEGELLAAAQENFTGVRVVRAFGRELYETERFDLRNRRYAGLWVKLGNLLSLYWGLGDLLTGLQMVTICAAGAWQAVEGNVTVGEFIVFLTYNSMIIWPVRGLGRVLAEAGRTGVSLSRLLEILRARVEDDPPDALVTPIRGDIEFHRVNFSYGGAPVLRDLSFTIKQGTTLGILGATGSGKTTIAHLLCRLYDLKEGEGEIRIGGTDIRKYKRAWLRENIGIVLQEPFLYSRTIRENIASLRPDCPVEEIREAAAAAWLDEAIEHFSLGYDTLVGERGVTLSGGQKQRVAIARTLLKKPTIMIFDDSLSAVDTETDAKIRSGLHQRTKGVTTLIIAHRLTSVSGADRIMVLENGKIAEIGTPAELLKRNGFYRRIHDMQRNSEEELSEEMEFPHAVP; encoded by the coding sequence ATGTTTCCGGTTGCGGCAAAAAGCCCCTTCGCTCTGCTGTGGAACATCTCCGCCGGAAGCAGAGCTCTTTACTGCGTCTCCTTCTCGGCCATGCTCGCCTCGACGTTCTGCGGTTTCCTCCTGCCTCAGGCGATTCGTTTCGTGGTGGACAGCGTGATCGGAGACGTTCCTCCGACCTCGTATTTTTCGGGAGCCTTTTCCGGTCTGACCACGGGGCTTGCTCAAGCCATGAGCGAAAATCGGGCGTTCATCGTTCTGCTGGTGACCGGAATCTCCGTCGCCGGAGAGCTGCTGGGATTTATTCACCGCCGGACGCTCTCCATGGCCGCGGAGAGCCTGACAAAGCGCCTTCGAGACGCGCTCTACACCCACATCCAGCACCTGCCCTACGCCTGGCACATCGATATTCAAACCGGAGACATCGTTCAGCGATGCACCTCTGACGTGGACGTCGTCCACAACTTTATGTCCGCCCAGGTCGTGGAGGTGGTCCGCACTCTGGCTCTGATCGTTTTCGCCACTTCGATCCTGCTTTCCATGAACGTGGCCCTGTCCCTTCTCTCCTTCGCCTTTCTGGTCGTGACCTTTCTCACGTCCTTTTTCTTTCTGCGAAGGACCGCTCCCCATTTTCAGGCGGCGGACGAGGCGGAAGGCGAACTTCTGGCCGCGGCTCAGGAGAATTTCACGGGAGTTCGGGTGGTGCGGGCCTTCGGACGCGAGCTCTACGAAACCGAACGCTTTGACCTGCGAAACCGCCGCTACGCCGGCCTCTGGGTGAAACTGGGGAACCTGCTCAGTCTTTACTGGGGGCTGGGGGACCTGCTGACCGGCCTCCAGATGGTCACGATCTGCGCCGCCGGAGCCTGGCAGGCCGTCGAAGGAAACGTCACGGTGGGAGAATTCATCGTATTTCTGACCTACAACTCGATGATCATCTGGCCGGTTCGCGGATTGGGAAGGGTTCTCGCCGAAGCGGGAAGGACCGGAGTCTCCCTCTCTCGTCTGTTGGAAATTCTGCGCGCACGGGTCGAAGACGACCCGCCGGATGCCCTCGTTACCCCCATTCGCGGCGACATCGAATTCCACCGCGTCAATTTTTCCTACGGCGGAGCGCCGGTGCTGCGGGACCTTTCCTTTACGATAAAACAGGGGACAACGCTGGGCATACTGGGAGCGACCGGCTCCGGCAAAACCACCATCGCCCACCTCCTGTGCCGGCTGTACGATCTGAAGGAAGGAGAAGGCGAAATCCGGATCGGCGGGACGGACATTCGAAAATACAAACGCGCATGGCTGCGGGAAAACATCGGCATTGTGCTTCAGGAGCCCTTTCTCTACTCCCGCACCATCCGCGAGAACATCGCCTCCCTCCGCCCGGACTGCCCCGTCGAGGAAATTCGCGAAGCCGCTGCGGCGGCCTGGCTGGACGAGGCCATCGAACATTTTTCGCTGGGATACGACACCCTGGTGGGAGAACGGGGCGTCACCCTTTCCGGCGGGCAGAAGCAGAGAGTGGCCATTGCCCGAACACTGCTCAAAAAACCGACGATCATGATTTTCGACGACTCCCTCTCCGCGGTGGACACCGAAACGGACGCGAAGATCCGCAGCGGCCTCCATCAGAGAACGAAAGGCGTTACCACACTGATCATTGCCCACAGACTCACCTCTGTTTCAGGCGCAGACCGGATCATGGTTCTGGAAAACGGTAAAATCGCGGAAATCGGCACTCCCGCCGAGCTGCTGAAACGCAACGGGTTTTACAGGCGAATTCACGACATGCAGCGGAACTCGGAAGAGGAACTGTCCGAAGAAATGGAGTTTCCACATGCAGTTCCATGA
- a CDS encoding polysaccharide deacetylase family protein, which yields MKISTPKYLRKSQRSLTIALLCLFLCVQWGPLSDERGRWGIASGNPFVWEVVLTFDDGPRENGVHELLTVLRELRTPGTFFLVGKFAERYEEITRAIDQSGNMIENHSYTHPKLYTLWLEKVIRETERCNEVMDRLNIRTPRFMRPPGGGFGLVIFKAMRQMNMKLGLWSVNTADYTGRNAETITAQVLGDVRPGAVILMHSGVPETVRALPGIVKALRERGYRFVTLQELWDGGKV from the coding sequence ATGAAAATTTCCACGCCGAAATATCTGCGCAAAAGTCAACGGAGCCTGACAATCGCGTTGCTGTGTCTTTTTCTGTGCGTTCAGTGGGGGCCTCTTTCCGATGAAAGAGGAAGATGGGGAATCGCCTCGGGCAATCCCTTCGTCTGGGAGGTGGTTCTGACCTTCGACGACGGCCCGCGGGAGAACGGCGTACATGAGCTGCTGACGGTTCTGCGGGAACTCCGGACTCCGGGAACGTTCTTCCTGGTGGGCAAGTTCGCCGAACGTTACGAAGAGATCACCCGGGCCATCGACCAATCCGGCAATATGATCGAGAACCACAGCTACACACACCCCAAACTCTACACCCTGTGGCTGGAAAAGGTCATCCGCGAGACGGAGCGATGCAATGAAGTCATGGACAGGCTGAACATCCGGACTCCCCGCTTCATGCGACCGCCCGGAGGGGGATTCGGCCTCGTGATCTTCAAAGCCATGCGGCAAATGAACATGAAGCTGGGGCTCTGGAGCGTGAACACCGCCGACTACACGGGACGGAACGCGGAAACCATCACGGCCCAGGTGCTGGGAGACGTCCGGCCCGGCGCCGTGATCCTGATGCATTCGGGGGTCCCCGAAACCGTCCGGGCCCTGCCGGGAATCGTAAAGGCCCTCCGCGAACGGGGATACCGCTTCGTTACCCTGCAGGAGCTGTGGGACGGGGGAAAGGTATAA
- a CDS encoding cytidine/deoxycytidylate deaminase family protein yields the protein MQNARPEWDVYFLTIAMMAAMRSTCLRRRVGAVIVRDRQIVSTGYNGAPRGTAHSFDVGCLRDILGIPSGERQEMCRGSHAEGNAIAQAARMGIATDGGTLYCTHEPCSMCTKSILNAGLVRVVYMVPYPDRLAVELREETDVIFEAMAPEKVEEAREWMRQAASFTPQLNRRSE from the coding sequence CTGCAAAACGCAAGACCGGAGTGGGATGTGTATTTTTTGACGATCGCGATGATGGCCGCAATGCGAAGCACCTGTCTCCGCAGGCGGGTGGGGGCCGTAATCGTTCGGGACAGGCAGATCGTCAGCACGGGATACAATGGGGCGCCGAGAGGCACAGCGCATTCTTTCGACGTGGGGTGTCTGAGGGATATTTTGGGGATCCCTTCGGGGGAACGTCAGGAGATGTGCCGGGGGTCCCACGCCGAGGGAAACGCCATTGCCCAGGCGGCCCGCATGGGAATCGCCACGGACGGAGGAACCCTTTACTGTACTCATGAGCCCTGTTCCATGTGTACGAAATCCATATTGAACGCGGGGCTTGTCCGGGTGGTCTACATGGTGCCCTATCCAGACAGGCTGGCGGTGGAGCTGCGGGAGGAAACGGACGTGATTTTCGAGGCCATGGCCCCGGAAAAAGTGGAGGAAGCGCGGGAATGGATGAGGCAGGCGGCTTCCTTCACGCCTCAGTTGAACAGAAGAAGCGAATAA
- a CDS encoding HDIG domain-containing protein, which translates to MVPTRDEALSLLKKYNQDESHIKHAFAVEGVMRHFARRMGGDESLWGVVGILHDIDWERTMSDPARHCNLAPELLREAGIDEGIIHAVQSHGYEICSDVEPENDMEKVLFAVDELTGLVITAGLVRPSKSLADLEVKSVKKKWKDKTFARGVDREVIQKGAERMGISLDELIEQTIEALRPIEREIGLPGA; encoded by the coding sequence TTGGTTCCCACAAGAGATGAAGCTTTGTCGCTTTTAAAAAAATATAACCAGGATGAAAGCCATATCAAACACGCCTTTGCCGTAGAGGGGGTCATGCGCCATTTTGCGCGGCGGATGGGCGGCGACGAGTCCCTGTGGGGAGTGGTGGGCATCCTCCACGACATCGACTGGGAGCGGACCATGAGCGATCCCGCCCGTCACTGCAACCTTGCGCCGGAGCTGCTTCGGGAGGCGGGAATTGACGAGGGGATCATCCACGCGGTCCAGTCTCACGGATATGAGATTTGCTCGGACGTGGAGCCGGAAAACGATATGGAAAAAGTTCTTTTCGCCGTGGACGAACTGACGGGGCTTGTGATCACGGCCGGACTCGTCCGCCCGTCGAAGTCCCTCGCGGACCTGGAAGTAAAGTCCGTCAAAAAGAAATGGAAGGATAAAACCTTTGCCCGGGGCGTGGATCGCGAAGTCATTCAGAAGGGGGCCGAACGAATGGGAATTTCTCTGGACGAGCTGATCGAGCAGACCATCGAGGCCCTGCGCCCCATCGAACGGGAGATCGGGCTGCCGGGGGCCTGA
- a CDS encoding response regulator transcription factor: MPIKVILADDHPLTRAGIAEFLRRESSLELVGEAEDGLKAWQQIQDLKPDVALLDIRMPGMDGVSVVQKVKEAGLQTATIMLTSYDAQQYVMASLRAGARGFVLKTVTPKELTTAIATVARGGLYLDPEVASVMGERDFDPEQLSTREREVLVLAAKGLSSKEVAGRLFISERTVQTHLASIYDKLGSKNKTEALLLALKYGVVTLEELLED, translated from the coding sequence ATGCCGATTAAAGTGATTTTAGCCGATGATCATCCTTTGACGAGAGCGGGAATCGCGGAATTTTTGAGGAGAGAAAGTTCGCTCGAACTCGTAGGAGAAGCGGAAGACGGTCTGAAAGCGTGGCAGCAGATTCAGGACCTCAAACCCGATGTGGCGCTTTTGGACATTCGGATGCCGGGCATGGATGGAGTGTCTGTCGTGCAGAAGGTCAAGGAAGCGGGGCTTCAGACGGCCACGATCATGCTGACCTCTTACGATGCGCAGCAGTATGTCATGGCCTCTCTGCGTGCGGGGGCCCGGGGGTTCGTCCTGAAGACCGTCACGCCCAAGGAACTGACGACGGCGATTGCCACGGTGGCCCGGGGAGGGCTTTATCTCGATCCGGAAGTCGCCTCGGTCATGGGAGAAAGAGATTTTGATCCGGAACAACTTTCCACCCGGGAGAGAGAGGTTCTCGTCCTGGCGGCGAAAGGACTTTCCAGCAAGGAGGTTGCGGGCAGGCTTTTCATCAGCGAGCGGACCGTTCAGACCCACCTCGCTTCCATTTACGACAAACTGGGGTCCAAGAATAAAACGGAGGCGCTGCTTCTGGCTCTGAAGTATGGAGTGGTCACTTTGGAGGAGCTGTTGGAAGATTAA
- a CDS encoding sensor histidine kinase, which yields MEATVSSYVQDLAEGMAYRLSTEGRSWSLPEEPFLSSTRYRVFSWGLAIPGGVAYIGADGRIIMSSPGTSAIAELWKPGLPMGTAIRVEDKVGHQYTMAIYPMDQGRGYVVAAVSWDQLLGGLVRVGRPWPVLIVVMSLGSILAIRLLWRRLISPLQGLVAEIDDLRMGRDTPSTIDLRAVKEIESVHNALTRFAHAAVERDNLRNRYVRDIVQVQETERLDMAREIHDGPLQDITALLQQIHMSLEEGEDTRARIKKTELLARTVVRELRGLCDELAPPWVELKSADALSELSERLSQSYEVRVSVELDESIDLGSERTLSLVRIFQEAVSNAVRHGEATEICARMFERDGSVVFEVQDNGKGFDSGFDHEKLRVEGHRGLANMKERMSLIGGSLEVESKIGEGTCIRCIMKREPVV from the coding sequence ATGGAGGCCACGGTGAGTTCCTATGTGCAGGACCTTGCGGAGGGAATGGCGTATCGCCTGAGTACCGAGGGCAGAAGCTGGAGCCTGCCGGAAGAACCCTTTCTCTCCTCGACGCGCTACAGGGTCTTTTCCTGGGGACTGGCCATTCCGGGGGGCGTCGCCTACATCGGCGCGGACGGAAGGATCATCATGTCCTCCCCGGGGACTTCCGCCATCGCGGAGCTCTGGAAACCGGGCCTGCCCATGGGGACGGCCATCCGGGTCGAAGATAAGGTGGGGCATCAGTACACCATGGCGATTTATCCCATGGACCAGGGTCGAGGCTACGTGGTGGCCGCCGTCTCCTGGGATCAGCTTCTGGGAGGACTGGTGCGGGTGGGACGTCCCTGGCCGGTTCTGATCGTCGTCATGTCTCTGGGCAGCATTCTGGCCATTCGCCTGCTCTGGCGGCGGCTGATCTCGCCTCTGCAGGGGCTGGTGGCCGAAATTGACGATCTCCGGATGGGGCGGGATACCCCCAGCACCATTGATTTACGGGCGGTGAAGGAAATCGAAAGCGTCCACAACGCCCTGACCCGGTTCGCTCACGCGGCGGTGGAGCGCGACAACCTCCGCAACCGCTACGTGCGGGATATTGTGCAGGTGCAGGAGACGGAGCGGCTGGATATGGCCCGGGAGATTCATGACGGTCCCCTGCAGGACATCACGGCGCTTTTGCAGCAGATTCACATGTCTCTGGAAGAAGGCGAGGACACCCGCGCTCGAATCAAAAAGACGGAACTGCTGGCCAGGACTGTGGTCCGCGAACTTCGAGGGCTTTGTGACGAACTGGCCCCCCCCTGGGTGGAGCTGAAGTCCGCGGACGCGCTGTCGGAGCTTTCGGAGCGTCTTTCTCAAAGCTACGAGGTGCGCGTGTCCGTGGAGCTGGACGAGTCCATCGACCTGGGGTCCGAACGGACGCTTTCTCTGGTCCGTATTTTTCAGGAGGCCGTTTCCAACGCCGTCCGCCACGGCGAGGCGACGGAAATTTGCGCCCGGATGTTCGAAAGAGACGGCAGCGTCGTTTTTGAAGTTCAGGACAACGGGAAGGGCTTCGATTCCGGTTTCGACCACGAAAAACTGCGGGTGGAGGGACATCGGGGCCTGGCCAACATGAAGGAAAGAATGTCGCTGATCGGCGGTTCGCTGGAAGTTGAATCCAAAATTGGCGAAGGAACGTGTATTCGGTGTATCATGAAACGTGAGCCCGTCGTGTAG
- a CDS encoding MBL fold metallo-hydrolase: MRVRFLGAAQEVTGSNYLVECGGRRIFVDCGIHQGRNEDERNRESPLVDPGKLDAVLLTHAHMDHSGRVPLLVRQGFKGKIWVTRTAVELLDVLWRDSAHLMKEEAEWKSRKNSRRGLPPAEPLYDEKDVSNTMALLQPVDYATPYEILPGMEACYYNAGHILGSASVALNLREPENEVRLVFSGDLGQQEAVVEPPPSVLDKAHYVLIESTYGDRLHRNLNQTRKEFREVITSALRDRGKVIIPSFVIDRAQRLLYELFLMQQDGLIPDDLPIFFDSPMGARATELYRQYSDTLSEDIQKCISDGQEPFRPKGLTFVTSAEQSRTINDVSSCIVIAGSGMCTGGRVVHHLKHAVWNPQNHVIFVGYQSYGTLGRRIVDGEKDLRIAGEDVTVRAQIHTLGGFSAHGDRDDLLAWAKHIGPNPLFFVVHGERKASHAFAASLQEAGMRSLVPMKNQELALSSEVVLRSGQPVAVPVQPLPEPQPAWKGDNEAVLAVDSIAKLLENLRVELKNAANASELMPLLVSTRTLLETMSNRAQKK, encoded by the coding sequence TTGAGAGTCAGATTTCTGGGAGCCGCCCAGGAGGTCACTGGTTCCAATTATCTTGTCGAATGTGGCGGCAGAAGGATTTTTGTGGATTGCGGTATTCATCAGGGGCGCAACGAAGACGAGCGGAACCGGGAGTCTCCTTTGGTCGATCCGGGAAAGCTCGACGCGGTGCTTTTGACTCATGCCCACATGGATCACTCGGGAAGGGTTCCGTTGCTGGTTCGTCAGGGGTTCAAGGGAAAAATCTGGGTGACCCGGACGGCGGTGGAACTGCTGGATGTTCTCTGGCGCGACTCCGCCCACCTCATGAAGGAAGAGGCGGAGTGGAAGAGCAGAAAAAACTCCCGCAGGGGCCTGCCGCCTGCGGAGCCGCTCTACGACGAAAAGGACGTCTCCAATACCATGGCGCTTTTACAGCCTGTGGACTACGCGACGCCTTACGAGATCCTGCCCGGCATGGAGGCCTGCTACTACAACGCGGGCCACATTTTGGGAAGCGCGTCTGTCGCCCTGAACCTCAGAGAACCGGAAAACGAGGTGCGGCTGGTGTTCAGCGGAGACCTAGGACAGCAGGAAGCCGTAGTGGAGCCGCCTCCCTCCGTACTGGACAAAGCCCATTACGTCCTTATAGAGTCCACCTACGGCGATCGTCTCCACAGAAATCTGAACCAGACGCGGAAGGAGTTTCGGGAGGTAATCACCAGCGCCCTTCGGGACAGGGGAAAGGTCATCATCCCCAGTTTTGTCATCGACCGGGCCCAGAGGCTTCTTTACGAACTTTTCCTGATGCAGCAGGATGGCCTGATACCCGACGATCTTCCCATCTTCTTCGACTCCCCCATGGGGGCCAGGGCCACGGAGCTTTATCGCCAGTATTCCGACACTCTCTCGGAGGACATACAGAAGTGCATCTCCGACGGGCAGGAACCCTTCAGGCCCAAAGGGCTGACTTTCGTTACGTCTGCCGAGCAGTCCCGGACAATCAACGACGTTTCTTCCTGCATCGTCATCGCGGGAAGCGGCATGTGTACGGGAGGGCGGGTTGTCCATCATCTGAAACACGCGGTCTGGAATCCCCAGAACCACGTTATTTTTGTGGGGTACCAAAGCTACGGGACGCTGGGGCGTCGCATCGTCGACGGGGAAAAGGACCTGCGCATCGCGGGGGAAGACGTTACGGTCAGGGCGCAGATTCATACCCTGGGCGGATTTTCGGCTCACGGGGATCGGGACGACCTTTTGGCCTGGGCGAAACATATCGGGCCCAACCCGCTTTTTTTCGTTGTGCACGGCGAGCGCAAGGCGTCGCATGCTTTTGCCGCTTCGCTTCAGGAGGCGGGAATGCGTTCTCTGGTTCCCATGAAAAATCAGGAACTGGCGCTCTCGTCCGAGGTCGTTCTTCGGTCCGGGCAGCCCGTTGCCGTTCCGGTTCAGCCCCTTCCCGAGCCGCAGCCCGCGTGGAAGGGCGACAACGAGGCCGTCTTGGCGGTGGACAGCATCGCGAAGCTCCTGGAAAATCTGCGGGTAGAGCTGAAAAACGCCGCGAACGCCAGCGAGCTGATGCCGCTTTTGGTTTCGACCCGTACACTCCTGGAGACGATGAGCAACCGGGCCCAGAAGAAATAA
- the tyrS gene encoding tyrosine--tRNA ligase, with protein sequence MPPDGQKINAYEILQSRGLVEWCSAPEKLQEVLNEGMTTIYIGFDPTADSLHVGHLIPIMALAWIQRCGHRPIALAGGGTGLIGDPSGKSKERNLITIEEVRKNVEGVRPQLAHFLDFDCGKNSAVLVNNYDWLSEFSFLDVLRDVGKHFSVNALIARDYVKSRLTDPDKSISYTEFSYVLLQSMDFRQLYEKYGCRLQMGGNDQQGNLVAGVDYVRKTTEGEVFGLTQPLLLTAAGTKFGKTEDGAVWLDPKRTSPYRFYQFWINSDDRDVERLLKLFTFLSLEDISALMEEHAKNPALRTAQRRLAFEITRLVHGESTAESVVTASEVLFGSARLSEVGEETFGMLKEEMPFSVLSQPLPGTVVDVLVACGACESRGEAKRAIKQGGVTLNEKRVEEEGALLSKETLLCGRYVFVRMGKKRFHLIAFN encoded by the coding sequence ATGCCGCCTGACGGTCAGAAAATCAACGCATATGAAATTTTACAGTCCCGTGGCCTCGTGGAGTGGTGCAGCGCTCCGGAAAAATTGCAGGAAGTTCTGAACGAGGGAATGACCACAATTTACATCGGATTCGACCCTACGGCGGACAGTCTGCATGTGGGGCATCTCATCCCCATTATGGCTCTGGCCTGGATTCAGCGATGCGGACATCGTCCCATTGCCCTTGCGGGAGGGGGAACCGGCCTCATCGGAGATCCCTCCGGAAAGAGTAAGGAGCGCAACCTCATCACCATCGAAGAAGTGCGGAAAAACGTGGAGGGAGTCCGTCCTCAGCTGGCGCACTTTCTGGACTTCGACTGCGGGAAGAACTCCGCGGTGCTGGTCAACAACTACGACTGGCTGTCGGAGTTTTCCTTCCTGGATGTCCTTCGGGACGTGGGCAAACATTTTTCCGTCAATGCCCTCATCGCGCGCGACTACGTCAAAAGCCGCCTGACGGATCCCGATAAAAGCATTTCCTATACGGAGTTTTCCTACGTCCTCCTCCAGTCCATGGATTTTCGTCAGCTCTATGAAAAATACGGCTGCCGCCTGCAGATGGGCGGAAACGACCAGCAGGGCAATCTGGTGGCCGGCGTGGATTACGTTCGCAAAACCACGGAGGGCGAGGTCTTCGGCCTGACTCAGCCTCTGCTCCTGACCGCCGCCGGAACCAAGTTTGGCAAGACGGAGGACGGGGCGGTGTGGCTGGACCCGAAGCGAACCAGCCCTTACCGTTTTTATCAGTTCTGGATCAACTCCGACGACAGAGATGTGGAGCGTCTGCTGAAACTTTTCACATTTCTGTCTCTTGAAGACATTTCGGCGCTCATGGAAGAACACGCAAAAAATCCGGCATTGCGGACGGCCCAGCGCCGTCTGGCCTTCGAGATAACCCGGCTCGTTCACGGAGAGTCCACGGCGGAAAGCGTCGTAACCGCCAGCGAGGTCCTCTTTGGTTCGGCTCGTCTTTCGGAAGTCGGAGAGGAGACGTTCGGGATGCTCAAAGAAGAAATGCCCTTTTCCGTCCTCTCTCAGCCTTTGCCCGGAACGGTGGTAGACGTCCTTGTGGCCTGCGGAGCCTGTGAAAGCAGGGGAGAGGCGAAGCGCGCTATCAAGCAGGGAGGAGTTACCCTCAATGAAAAACGGGTGGAGGAGGAAGGCGCTTTGCTGTCGAAAGAGACGCTGCTCTGCGGGCGATACGTTTTTGTTCGCATGGGTAAAAAACGCTTTCATCTCATCGCCTTTAATTGA